Sequence from the Candidatus Omnitrophota bacterium genome:
AGGAAGACATTCGGACTGTTCTTATTATCCTTTCGTGAAGAGCCTCCTCAGGGAAAAGTTCGGTATCGACAGGGAGAAGACCTTTTATTGCGCAATGATCAATTCGGGCGAGATAGACAGAAAAGAAGCCGCGAGGAGGCTTGAAAGAAAAAAGGAGGAGGATGCCTCCTCTTTTTTCCCGGAAGTATCCTCAAGGCTGGGTGTGCAAGAGGAGGATCTGCGCCGCTTCATGAAGCGGCCGGCAAGATATTTCTGGGACTACCCCACGTATTACCCATTACTCAAGAAACTTAAGCCCCTCGTATGGCTCGCTTCGAGGACCAACATGATCCCCAAGACATTCCATGAGAAGCTTTTCAGGACATAGCACGGGCTTTATCAGTCCTTTATGCTTTTTGAAAGCTCTTCCCGGAAGGGGGATTTGCCTTCCTTGCGGTACGCCTCGTAGACGGTGATGAGCATTCTGGTCGATTGTGAATCGATTATCCATTTTATACCGCACAGGACGGCGGCTGTAATGAGCTGGATGAAGTATTCGGCCAGGAAAAAGGAAGCAGCAAGGGAAAACCCGGCCACTACGAGCCATATATTCCTCCTCAAAGATCTTTTCAGCTCAAAGAACTTCTCCCTGAGGTCGGGAGTTGAAAGTACCGTGTGGGCGTCTGAGACGAGCTCCCGGCATTTTGAGCAGCGGGAGAGATGTTTCTCGATGAGCTTCTTCTCATCGCCTGTAAGCTTGCCGGAAAGGTATCCGGCCAGTTCCTCTTCTTGCGGGCAGAGTCTATTCATGGTCTCCTTTCTGTTTGAGCGGTTTTTCCCTCTACATCCTTAGAGACAGCATTTCCCCGGGGATCCTTTCAATTGTATCATAAATATCTGCTGGCTCCCAGGACCCTGGTGAGGTTCTGCCTGAGCTGCTTTTTCGCGCGGCTTATAAGAGTTGCCACCGTGCCTTCGGGAACGTTCATTATAGATGATATCTCTTTTTGCGTTTTCCCGTCGAGGATATTGAGCTTCAGCGCGAGCTGCTGTTTGGGGACGAGGGTTGAGATCTCCTTGTCTATCGTCGCGCCGAGCTCGTTGGCCTCGACCGCTTTAGCGGTGTTAAGCTTGGCCGAGCTTAACACCGATCTTAGGGTGAGGCCCCGGGATTCGCCCGCAAGTTCCTCATCCAGTGAAAAGGTGGTCCTGGCCTGCTTAAAGCGCTTCCTGCTGCAGTAATTGGAGGTGAAGTTGAGCGAGACTATTGCAAGCCACCCTCTCAGGCGGTCGGGGTCTCTGAGCTTGGAGAGCTTATCCTTCTCCCAGATGGAGGTAAAGATCTCCTGGACGATGTCGCGGTACTCCTCTTTCCTGAGCCGGAAATTAAGCTTCTTCAGCTTGTGGCGCACGCTTCTTGTTACCAGGGCCTCGTACCGGCGCACGAACTGGTCCCACGCGGCGGGTTCTTTCCTGAGGCATCGTGATACGAGTTCTCTTGTTTCGTTCATGATAAGACCATTATATTGCAAATTTATCAAAAAATCAATAATTTTTTTTAAAATAATCAAATTACAGAATTGAACATGTTCTTGAAAGACTTGCCCCGCACGCCTGTTGTGGGGTATAATCAGTTTGATTCTCATGAATAATAAACATATAGCCGACATATTCTCTAAAATAGCCGATATGCTCGAGGTAAAGAACGAGAACGTCTTCAGGGTGAGGGCTTACCGCACCGCGGCGAACAACATAAGTTCGCTCTCAAGGGAGATCTCGGACATATACGCCGAAGACCCTTCCCGGATAGATGATATTCCCGGTATAGGAAAGGACCTTAAGGCCAAGATACTAGAGCTCATCGAAACGGGCGAACTGGCTTATTTCAAGCAGCTCCAGGAGGAGTTCCCCAAGGGGTTCATCCAGATGATGAGCCTTGAGGGGCTTGGTCCCAAGAAACTCAAGAAGCTGCGCGATGAAGTGGGGATAGAGAACGTCGATCAGTTGGAGAAGGCCTGTCGGGAGGGAAGGCTCGAATCCGTGCAGGGTATGGGCGTCAGGACCGAGGAGAAGCTTCTGGCGGCGATAGAGCATTTCCGCCAGAAGCAGGGCAGGCTCCTTCTTCCTGAAGCTTACGAGATGGCGGAGGAGCTGACAGGTTACCTTAAAAAGAGCAAGGTCTTCAGGAAGGTGGAGAAGGCGGGCAGCCTGAGGAGGGGACGCGAAACAGTGGGGGATCTGGATATACTTGCCGAAGCCTCTGACCCGCGGAAGGCGATGGAACACTTCTGTGCGTACCCGCTCGTCTCGGATATCATCGCCAAGGGATCTACTAAGTCGAGCGTCAAGCTTGTTAACGGCACCAATGTTGACCTGCGCCTCGTTGAGAAAAGGTCGTTCGGTGCGGCCAT
This genomic interval carries:
- a CDS encoding sigma-70 family RNA polymerase sigma factor produces the protein MSAICLLFMRIKLIIPHNRRAGQVFQEHVQFCNLIILKKIIDFLINLQYNGLIMNETRELVSRCLRKEPAAWDQFVRRYEALVTRSVRHKLKKLNFRLRKEEYRDIVQEIFTSIWEKDKLSKLRDPDRLRGWLAIVSLNFTSNYCSRKRFKQARTTFSLDEELAGESRGLTLRSVLSSAKLNTAKAVEANELGATIDKEISTLVPKQQLALKLNILDGKTQKEISSIMNVPEGTVATLISRAKKQLRQNLTRVLGASRYL